Part of the Flammeovirga agarivorans genome is shown below.
TAAAATCGCTTCAGCTGGAGGCAGGAGATAGTATACTTTTCAAAAGTGGACAAACGTTTGATGGTGGTGTGGTTTTGGAATTTTTAGGTAAAGGCTGGCAAATTCCATTAGTTATTACTTCAACGGAAAAAGAGAAGGCAACAATTGATGCAAAGGGTGGAACACATGCATTATATATCAATAGTTGCTCGAATATAAAGGCTACAAACCTTAGGTTAGTGGGTAATGCTGGTAAAGTAGATGAGGAAGAAGCAATGCGTTGTGGAGTACTTTATACTACAACTAAAGAGGGTGATTTTGAAAATATTACTTTTAAAGACCTAGAAGTCGAAGATATTTTCTACAACCAACCAGGGATTGAACGTGGTGCTAAAGAAGTGAATACAGCCAATGGAACGCAAAAGTATGGATGGGGTATCAGAGCAATTCTTAAAAATAAAAATTCAACACTTCACAACCTTTTGATTGAAGATTGCCATGTTAGGAATGTAGCCCATACGGGTATTAAGTTAACAGGGAATGCAAATGTTGGAATCGAAAATTTTGTGATTAAAAACTGTGTAGTAGAATATACTGGTGGGCCTGGAATACAAATGTCTCGAGTTAAAAAAGGACATGTTTATAATAATACTGTTGACCACTCTGGGAGTGATAACGACTCTAGAAAATGGGGTAGAGGAAGTGGATTATGGACTTGGGGTTCTGATAGTATTATAATAGAAAAGAACAGGTTTACAAATGCCAATGGTCCGGGAGATTCCGCAGGAGCACATATTGACTATAATTGCAGCAACATTGTTTTACAATACAATTACAGTCAGAATAATGCAGGAGGTTTTATTGAGGTATTAGGCAATAATTATAATTGTAGTTATCGCTATAATGTAAGTGTAAATGATGGGTACAGAACAAAAGGTGAAGATGGTGCTTTTCAAGAGGGAAAAGTCTTTTGGCTTTCGGGATACCAAGGAAATAAAAAACGAAAAGGACCTTTTAATACATATATTTATAACAATACAATCTACTTGGATAACAAAATCACTGCAAAAATTGCTGTTGATAAGGCAACAAAAGGAGTATTTATTGCCAATAATATTTTTCACTTCGAAGGAGATGCCAAGCTGGTATTAGGAGACCAATATACACCTGATAAAGGTGGTGACTCTGAAGTAGAGAATATAACTTTCAAAAATAATATCTTTTATTCTCGATCAAATTGGCCAAAAGAGGTACTCATTCAACCGAATCAATCAAAGTATGCAGATGTACATTTTGCAAATGTAAAAGGATCATCGATTGAAGATTTTATTCCTCATAATAGCAAAGAAATTAAACAAAAAGGCATCCAAATTCAGACTATACAACAAGATAGTATAGGGCTAATTTATGGCCTTGAAGTATCTGAGGATATTTTAGGTAATCCAATTTCAGAGATACCAAGTATCGGTGCAATTGAAATCATGTAATTCTTATTAACTAATTAATGATCTGGAATTGAAAAAATCGAACAATAACTTTATTAAATACTTCATTAAGGTAATAAGTATATTCATGGTGCTTTCTTGCCAAGAGAAAACTCAAATAGATATACAACAACTTCAATTGCGGTATGAACAACCTGCAGAGTATTGGTATCAAGAAGCCTTACCAATCGGTAATGGATATATGGGTGCCTTAATCAGAGGTAAAGTGGATATTGAGCGCATTCCAATAAATGAAGAAACGATTTGGGCAGGGGGACCTGGCGAATTAGAAGAGTATAATTTTGGGAATAAACCAGGAGCATACAAACATTTAGAACCTGTCAGAAAATTACTTAAAGAAGGGAAGAAAAAGGAAGCGTATCAACTGACGAAAGACGAACTATTTGGAGTGGTCCAAAAAGGTCCAAAAACGGATATTCCTGTAAGTGCCAACCGTCCTGTGACAAGAAACCCTAAACATCAGGATATCTCTTTTAAGGGTTTTGGAACTTATCAGACAGCAGTAGATTTACTCGTACAAGTAGAGGACTTTGGGGAAGTCGAAAATTACAATAGGTCTCTTGACATTAAGAATAGTGTCTCAACACTTGATTATTCTGTGGGTAATACTTCACATTCAAGAAGGTCATTTGCAAGCTATCCCGACCACTTCCTTGTCTTTGATTTTGAGAATAATAAAAAAGAAGGGATAACGTATAATGTTTGGTTTGAGACGTTTCATCAAGTAAAAAATGCATCTTTTAAAGATGGGGTTTATTACTTGGACTGCCAATTGAAAAATAATGGAATGGAATTTCAAGCAGTAGCTAAAATTGTTGCTGAAGACTCAGAAAATATAAGATTTCATCAAAAAAGAGTGGAAATCACTAATACGAATAAGTTGACTATTTTGGTGACTCTGAGTTCTGATTATAAAAATGAATATCCTACTTATAAAGGAACTGACTTTCGAAAGGTGAATAGAGAACGGCTATCAAGAATTGATAAGAAAAGTCTAGAGCAAATTTACAAGGATCATAAAATAGACTATCAAAATCTATTTGATAGGGTGAGCTTTAAGTTAGGAAAATCTTCTTCGAAGTTAGATCAGATGCCAACTGATAAGCGATTAGAAAAGTATTCTAAAGGAGAAACAGATCCAGGTTTTGAAAGTTTGTATTTTCAATATGGACGCTATTTGTTGATTAGTAGTTCAAGAGAAAACTCTTTACCTGCGAATCTTCAAGGTAAATGGAATGTAGAAATGAATCCTCAATGGGCTTGTGATTATCATACAGACATTAATGTTCAGATGAATTATTGGCCAGCGGAGGTGGCAAACCTCTCAGAATCTCATCAGGCGTTATTGAACTATGTTTCTTCACTTCAAAAGCCTGGTGAACAATCTGCCAACGATTTTTACAATGCAAATGGATGGATTGTAAATACGATGAACAATATCTTTGGGTACACGGCAAATAATTGGGGTAGTTGGGGATACTTTCCCGCCGGAGCGGCATGGTTAAGTCAACATTTGTGGGAACACTATCTATTTACACAAGATATACCTTTCTTACATGAACAAGCTTATCCAGTTATGAAAGGAGCAGCTGAGTTTTGGTTAGATTATTTAGTAGAAGATGAAAATGGAGAGTTAGTATCAATGCCATCATTTTCACCAGAACATGGTGGTATCTCAATAGGAGCAATGATGGATCAAGAAATTGTGTGGGACTTGTTTACCAATATTATCTCTGCACAAGATGTACTTCATAACGATGAAGAGTTTCTACAAAAAATAAAGCTGAGTAGGTCAAAATTATTAGGGCCTAAAATAGGCCAATACGGTCAATTACAAGAATGGAAAGAAGACAGAGATGATCCAAATAATAAACACAGACATGTTTCTCATCTTTTTGCTTTATACCCCGGAAAGCAGATTTCGTTGAAAGATACTCCAGAATTAGCTAAAGCAGCCCGAAAAAGTTTGGAGTTTAGAGGAGACGGAGGCACAGGTTGGTCAATTGCTTGGAAGGTAAACTTCTGGGCAAGGTTACAAGACGCAAATCATGCATACTTGTGTTTTAGAAATCTATTGAAAGAATGCCACTATCATAATCATGGAGGAATGACACTTCAGGGAGGTACTTATCCAAATTTATTTTGTGCTCATCCACCATTTCAAATTGATGGAAATTTAGGCGGTATTGCAGGAATGGCAGAAATGTTACTTCAGAGTGATATGAATACCTTACAACTGCTTCCTGCTTTACCAAAAGAATGGAGCACAGGTAAAGTAAAAGGGCTGAAAGCAAGAGGTAACTTTGAGGTGAGTTTAAGGTGGAGTAATAATGAATTAGATACTGTGACTATAAAAGCGAATACAAGTCGAAAGGTCGATGTAATATATTATGATCAACTTATTTCTTTGGATTTGATGAAAGGTGAAATAATTCAATTGAACAAAGACTTAAAAGTACTGAGTAATTAAAACTTAATGTAAGAGGGAAGGTAATTAGTAGTGTTTAAAGCATAATATAAGGGAGACAAGTTTGTTGATTGACAATAAAAAAAGATCGATTGGGCTAGAAATAGAACAATCTTGAATTAGTAATTGTAAAATAAACATTTAATATTGTAGGTTAATAAACACATACAACCTTTACACATATGTCACATAAGTTGAGACCAGAGTCGTTAATGATGACTCATGGCTACAAACCAGAACTATCAGAGGGAGCTGTTAAACCTCCTATTTTTCAGACTTCTACTTTTGTTTTTCAAACAGCAGAAGAAGGTAAAGCATTTTTTGAAGTAGCCTATGGATTAAGAGAGAAAGGACAGGATGAAAATTTAGGCCTTATCTACTCACGCCTTAATAATCCAAACCTTGAAATATTAGAGGACCGACTTTGCTTGTGGGATAAATCAGAAGACTGTGCCGTATTTGAAAGCGGTATGAGTGCTATTAGTTCAGTACTTCTTGAGTTCTTAAAGCCAGGAGATTTGATGCTATATAGTACACCTACTTATGGTGGTACGGATCATTTTATCCATGACCTACTAGTGAAAATTAATGTTACAGCTTTGCCAATCAGACCTGATCATACCAAAAAAGACATGATCAAAATGATTGAGAAGAGTGGAAAAGCAGATCGATTGGCATTGATATATCTGGAAACTCCAGCTAACCCTACCAATGACCTTTTCGATATTGGAAGATGTGCAAAAGTAGCGAAGCACTTCAATAAAAAATACAAAGACAAGAAAGTTCATGTTGCTGTAGATAATACCTATATGGGGCCATTATGGTCTCATCCTCTTACTTTGGGGGCTGATATCGTGTTATATTCAGCAACAAAGTACATAGGAGGTCATTCAGACTTAATTGCAGGTGCTGTATTAGGTAGTAAAGAAGTGATTGGTAGAATTAAAGTCTTACGAACTTTCTTAGGAAATATGGTAGGACCACATACGGCTTGGCTACTCTTACGTTCTCTGGAAACGTTAAAGGTGAGAATGGAGGCACAAATGAAAAATGCTCAAGCTGTTGCCAACTTTATTAAATACCATCCTAAGGTAAAAAGAGTACATTATTTAGGCTGTATTCCTCAAGGGACAAAGGAGTATAAATTATATAAAAAGCAATATTCTTCACCAGGAGCAATGGTTTCATTCGAAATTAAAGGAGGAGAAAAGGCAAGTTTTAAATTCCTAAATGCTCTTAGCCTAATTAAGTTGGCTGTTAGTTTAGGTTCAACGGAAAGTTTAGCTCAACATCCTGCTTCAATGACTCATATTGGAGTATCCGATGAGGATAAAAAGGCATTTGGAATCACCTCGAGTCTTATTCGTTTATCCATCGGAGTCGAACATGCAGACGATATTATTTGGGATATCCAACAAGCTTTGGAAAAAGTATAAAGTATAAAAAAATCCTCCTGTCTTCTTATAAGGCAGGAGGATTTATCTTTTGCAGAAATAAGGAT
Proteins encoded:
- a CDS encoding glycoside hydrolase family 95 protein; translation: MKKSNNNFIKYFIKVISIFMVLSCQEKTQIDIQQLQLRYEQPAEYWYQEALPIGNGYMGALIRGKVDIERIPINEETIWAGGPGELEEYNFGNKPGAYKHLEPVRKLLKEGKKKEAYQLTKDELFGVVQKGPKTDIPVSANRPVTRNPKHQDISFKGFGTYQTAVDLLVQVEDFGEVENYNRSLDIKNSVSTLDYSVGNTSHSRRSFASYPDHFLVFDFENNKKEGITYNVWFETFHQVKNASFKDGVYYLDCQLKNNGMEFQAVAKIVAEDSENIRFHQKRVEITNTNKLTILVTLSSDYKNEYPTYKGTDFRKVNRERLSRIDKKSLEQIYKDHKIDYQNLFDRVSFKLGKSSSKLDQMPTDKRLEKYSKGETDPGFESLYFQYGRYLLISSSRENSLPANLQGKWNVEMNPQWACDYHTDINVQMNYWPAEVANLSESHQALLNYVSSLQKPGEQSANDFYNANGWIVNTMNNIFGYTANNWGSWGYFPAGAAWLSQHLWEHYLFTQDIPFLHEQAYPVMKGAAEFWLDYLVEDENGELVSMPSFSPEHGGISIGAMMDQEIVWDLFTNIISAQDVLHNDEEFLQKIKLSRSKLLGPKIGQYGQLQEWKEDRDDPNNKHRHVSHLFALYPGKQISLKDTPELAKAARKSLEFRGDGGTGWSIAWKVNFWARLQDANHAYLCFRNLLKECHYHNHGGMTLQGGTYPNLFCAHPPFQIDGNLGGIAGMAEMLLQSDMNTLQLLPALPKEWSTGKVKGLKARGNFEVSLRWSNNELDTVTIKANTSRKVDVIYYDQLISLDLMKGEIIQLNKDLKVLSN
- a CDS encoding right-handed parallel beta-helix repeat-containing protein, with product MNCTTQKEQTSAAYYFDTIVGDDLNDGTKASPFKSLEKIKSLQLEAGDSILFKSGQTFDGGVVLEFLGKGWQIPLVITSTEKEKATIDAKGGTHALYINSCSNIKATNLRLVGNAGKVDEEEAMRCGVLYTTTKEGDFENITFKDLEVEDIFYNQPGIERGAKEVNTANGTQKYGWGIRAILKNKNSTLHNLLIEDCHVRNVAHTGIKLTGNANVGIENFVIKNCVVEYTGGPGIQMSRVKKGHVYNNTVDHSGSDNDSRKWGRGSGLWTWGSDSIIIEKNRFTNANGPGDSAGAHIDYNCSNIVLQYNYSQNNAGGFIEVLGNNYNCSYRYNVSVNDGYRTKGEDGAFQEGKVFWLSGYQGNKKRKGPFNTYIYNNTIYLDNKITAKIAVDKATKGVFIANNIFHFEGDAKLVLGDQYTPDKGGDSEVENITFKNNIFYSRSNWPKEVLIQPNQSKYADVHFANVKGSSIEDFIPHNSKEIKQKGIQIQTIQQDSIGLIYGLEVSEDILGNPISEIPSIGAIEIM
- a CDS encoding cystathionine gamma-synthase family protein, with product MSHKLRPESLMMTHGYKPELSEGAVKPPIFQTSTFVFQTAEEGKAFFEVAYGLREKGQDENLGLIYSRLNNPNLEILEDRLCLWDKSEDCAVFESGMSAISSVLLEFLKPGDLMLYSTPTYGGTDHFIHDLLVKINVTALPIRPDHTKKDMIKMIEKSGKADRLALIYLETPANPTNDLFDIGRCAKVAKHFNKKYKDKKVHVAVDNTYMGPLWSHPLTLGADIVLYSATKYIGGHSDLIAGAVLGSKEVIGRIKVLRTFLGNMVGPHTAWLLLRSLETLKVRMEAQMKNAQAVANFIKYHPKVKRVHYLGCIPQGTKEYKLYKKQYSSPGAMVSFEIKGGEKASFKFLNALSLIKLAVSLGSTESLAQHPASMTHIGVSDEDKKAFGITSSLIRLSIGVEHADDIIWDIQQALEKV